From a single Lactococcus carnosus genomic region:
- a CDS encoding glycosyltransferase family 2 protein produces MKVKNLDGFKKEPIISVIVPVYNSESYLKDCLDSIIEQTYENLEIILIDDGSIDDSLSIIQMYAKNDSRIMYDSIKNSGPGFARNKGLDKFTGDFVFFVDADDVLCKDLFELLIKNVSSPSDVAMCKFSKDMKYFGNGDKQIVYQSGSFTDNVKQMYSPGFSSSGPCAKLYGRDIFSTLRFPNIAMYEDAAISLQVLSLAKNVTFFDYIGYYYRFNPESITNTKVSERNFCIFKKTEIVLDFIKKEHPEATQLAYTICLNDNEYVMMESTRIKTDMSKKLFNALFIQNKELVKNLGLRKMLYLNKTALYFLLKMMSKVYYNDYLRMTFKKILGV; encoded by the coding sequence GTGAAAGTCAAAAACTTAGATGGTTTTAAAAAAGAACCTATCATATCTGTCATCGTTCCTGTTTATAATTCAGAATCATATTTGAAAGACTGTTTAGATTCTATTATAGAGCAGACATATGAAAATTTGGAAATTATACTCATTGATGATGGATCAATTGATGATTCGTTAAGTATTATACAAATGTATGCAAAAAATGATTCGAGAATCATGTACGACTCAATTAAAAATTCTGGTCCTGGATTTGCTAGGAATAAAGGCTTAGATAAATTTACTGGAGATTTTGTATTTTTTGTGGATGCTGATGATGTTTTATGTAAAGATCTATTTGAATTACTTATCAAAAACGTTAGCAGTCCTTCAGATGTTGCCATGTGTAAATTTTCGAAAGATATGAAGTATTTCGGTAACGGAGATAAGCAGATAGTCTATCAGAGCGGCTCTTTTACAGATAACGTGAAACAAATGTATTCTCCAGGTTTTTCTTCTTCAGGACCGTGTGCTAAGCTTTACGGTCGTGATATATTTTCTACATTAAGATTCCCAAATATAGCAATGTATGAAGATGCAGCAATCAGCTTACAAGTCCTATCATTGGCTAAAAACGTGACGTTTTTTGATTATATTGGGTATTACTATCGATTTAATCCAGAAAGTATTACCAATACAAAAGTTTCTGAAAGAAATTTTTGTATTTTTAAGAAAACAGAGATTGTACTTGACTTTATCAAGAAAGAACATCCTGAAGCAACTCAGTTAGCATATACGATATGTTTAAATGACAATGAATACGTCATGATGGAATCAACTCGTATTAAAACAGATATGTCTAAAAAACTTTTTAATGCTTTATTTATACAAAATAAAGAACTTGTAAAAAATCTAGGATTAAGAAAAATGCTATACCTGAATAAGACAGCATTGTATTTTTTATTGAAGATGATGAGTAAAGTTTATTATAACGATTATTTAAGAATGACTTTTAAAAAAATATTAGGTGTTTGA